One genomic window of Sphingobacterium oryzagri includes the following:
- a CDS encoding helix-turn-helix domain-containing protein encodes MNVEIITKEDLKQLKTEMLAEIRQLIKPEDKQSKQWLKSAEVRKLLNISPGILQNLRINGTLRFTKIGGMMYYKLEDINRLLEGGNK; translated from the coding sequence ATGAACGTAGAGATTATAACCAAAGAGGATTTAAAACAATTAAAGACCGAGATGCTGGCCGAGATCAGGCAACTCATTAAACCGGAAGACAAGCAGAGTAAGCAATGGCTGAAAAGTGCCGAAGTGCGCAAGCTGCTTAACATCTCACCGGGAATCCTGCAAAATTTACGCATCAACGGTACGCTGCGATTTACAAAAATTGGCGGGATGATGTACTACAAATTGGAAGACATCAACAGGCTATTAGAGGGAGGTAACAAATGA
- a CDS encoding plasmid mobilization protein: protein MLIAAKARNAGLRISDWFRQSAKAAVIRPRLSKEEASFLRTLSGLANNLNQLTKLAHSGGLVSLAVDLRRLISEVETLMERMGSDDS from the coding sequence ATGCTGATTGCAGCAAAGGCCAGGAATGCGGGTTTGCGAATAAGCGATTGGTTTCGACAATCCGCAAAGGCCGCAGTGATAAGACCCCGGCTTTCAAAAGAAGAGGCTAGTTTCCTTAGGACATTATCAGGGCTGGCAAATAATCTAAACCAGCTAACTAAACTAGCCCATAGTGGCGGGCTTGTATCACTCGCAGTCGATCTACGTAGGTTGATAAGCGAAGTTGAAACACTTATGGAAAGGATGGGCAGCGATGATAGCTAA
- a CDS encoding relaxase/mobilization nuclease domain-containing protein: MKHLWKGWAAMIAKVIVGKSFGGCVRYLLEREQSAVLDSARLRDYDIKGIISDFNVQRKMRPQLGNAVGHTVLSWSSEDREKLTVEKMAAHAREYMDKMDIRKTQYITVLHTDKKHPHLHIVYNRVDNNGKTLENFNHWQKSRKICRELTEQYGYHLGQGKSQINRQALKGKDRLRYTVYDTIKAVMLKATTWNQLETMLARQDIGILYKFRKGTNAVQGILFTTLCR, encoded by the coding sequence TTGAAACACTTATGGAAAGGATGGGCAGCGATGATAGCTAAAGTGATTGTTGGGAAAAGTTTTGGGGGGTGCGTGCGCTATCTATTGGAACGCGAACAATCAGCCGTTCTTGATTCGGCAAGACTAAGAGACTACGATATTAAAGGAATAATCTCTGATTTTAATGTGCAGCGCAAAATGCGTCCTCAGCTGGGCAACGCCGTCGGGCATACGGTACTTAGTTGGAGCAGTGAGGATCGGGAGAAACTGACCGTCGAAAAAATGGCAGCACATGCTAGGGAGTACATGGATAAGATGGACATCAGGAAGACCCAGTACATTACGGTGCTGCACACCGATAAAAAACATCCGCATTTACATATCGTTTACAACAGAGTTGATAATAACGGTAAAACATTGGAAAATTTCAATCATTGGCAGAAGAGCCGTAAGATCTGTCGGGAGCTGACGGAACAATACGGGTACCATTTAGGCCAAGGAAAATCACAGATCAATAGGCAAGCACTGAAGGGTAAAGACAGATTACGATATACAGTATACGACACGATCAAAGCCGTAATGCTGAAAGCGACTACATGGAATCAGTTGGAGACGATGCTTGCACGGCAAGATATCGGAATACTGTATAAGTTCCGCAAAGGTACGAACGCCGTTCAGGGAATCTTGTTTACGACCCTTTGCAGATGA